The Candidatus Binataceae bacterium genome includes the window CTCGAAATCGATGGGCGATATCCGGCGATGTTCAGCTACAAGATGAAGAACTACGTGCTGCTCGACGAGGCGGGCGAGATGACGATTCGCGGCTCGGGGCTTAAATCACGCGGACTCGAGCGCTTCCAGCGCCGCTTCATGGAGGAAATCTTCCGGCTCCTGATGGAAGACCGGCCCACGGAAATCAGCAAGCTGCACGATGACTACCGGGGGCGTCTGGAAAGGCACGAAATCGGAATCGCGGAGCTGATGAAGACCGAGACGCTGCAGGACTCGCTGGACAACTATCGCAGCAAGATCTCGGGCAAGCGCCGCAACCTATCCGCGGCGTATGAACTGGCGCTCAAATCGGAGCGGCGCTACCAGAGCGGCGACCAGATTTCCTACTACGTGACCGGCCGAGGTCTCCGCAACCGGGTCGCGGAAGCGGCACGCCTGGCATCCGAGTACGACCCCGCGCGACCGGACGAAAACGTCCTCTATTACCAGGCAAAACTGGCCGAGCTGTACGACAAGTTTCGCATCTTCGCCGAACGTCCGGGATTGTTTATCCCGGCGCCCGAACCGGAAGAGGGTGAGGCCCCCGAGCAGCAGCAGTTGCTGCTCGAATGAGGGTGCCACAGGCCGGTCAGAAAGGTCGGTCCCCGCAAGAGCAGGGCGCTCCTTGTAGCGGACGAAGGTGGAATGAATCGCTCCGACCGGATGCGTGACCTTCGGCAGCGCTCGACAATCAGGAATCTTGGGAGAGCAGACTAAGCCGCTTCGGGGTCTTCCAGGATTTCCGCGCCCTGCACCACGATCACGCAGCGATCGCCGCCCGGCACCTCGTCGAGTGGCAATCCCACTTCGTCGGCAAATCGCCTACCGACGATGAGCAGGCGGCCCGGCGACTGGCGGAACAACTGATGCAGACTGTGCTCGGTAAGCACGTCGCTGTGAAACAACGGCGAGCCCATCTCGGAGCGGGCCTGGCGGGCCATCGCGACCAGCTCCGGATCGGGATGCGGCGTCATTCGCTTCGAGACCAGCAGCGCGCGCAGTTTGCACTGTTTGCGCTGCGCGATGCGCATGGCGAGGGCCAATGCCGCGCGCCCGTCAGTGCCGGTATCAATGGCGGCGAAAACGCGCTCGATGGGCCGGTCGGTACCCTGAATGAAAACGCCGACATTGATGGCCAGCGGCTTTGCCTTGGAAAAAACATCGCGCACGACGCCGCCCATCGTGTTGCCACCCTTGGCGTTGCGATGATAGCCGAGCAGAATCCACGCGACTCGAGCCTCTTCCGCAGCGGTGATGATGTCGACGGCAGGATGTTCCGTCCATGCAGCTTGTGCGCCGATGGTGATGCCGTGCGCCTGCGCGTACTGCACCGCGGCGCCCAGAGCTGCCGTCGGTGGGACCGCATCGGGGTCGACGCCACCCTCGCGGCGAACCAGCGCCAGTACGCGCGGAGGAGGTTCGTCGGGATCGCTCGCCGCAAACGCGATTGCGAGCAGCGGCGCTACGCCTTCGGGATTGGCAACCGGAACCAGTAATCCTCGTTGGTCTTCAGACGACGTAGGGCGCTTCCTCCGAACACCGCGCGCAGCGCGACACCGTCAAGGCTAGGCGGTCTGGGCAGGTTTTGCCACTGGTCGGCAGGATTGACTCAGGCTTGCTTCATTGTGCATTAGCGGTTGGAGGCGATTGTGCGCGATATTGCTTGAGAAACAGGAGGGACGGCGTATGCCCGACGCAAAACCGGAAGTGAATTGGGACAAGGTCAAGAAGTTTTCCGCCCAGGTCTCCAACGATATCGGAGCGGCGATGCTCGGCGCCATGAGTTATATCGGCGACCGGCTCGGCATCTTCAAAAGTCTCGCCGACGGCGTCCCCCTGAGCTCCGTAGAGCTGGCCGAGAAGACCGGGCTTGATGAACGCTATTTGCGGGAGTGGCTCGGCGCGATGACCGCGGCCCAATACCTGAACTACGACCCCGCCTCGAAGCGCTACTCGATGCCGCCTGAAAATGCGATGATCCTGGCGCGCGAGGAGTCGCCCTTTTTCATGGGCGGCTTCATCCAGGGAATCATTCCGAACCTTTCGGTCACCCCCAAGGTGCTGGAAGCCTTCCGCACCGGCAAGGGCGTACGCCAGAGCGAGTACCCGCCGGAGACCTTCGAGTCGATGGAACGATCCACCGCCAACATGTATCGCAACCAGCTGGTGAAGCATTGGCTGCCGGCGATGCCACACGTGGTCAAGACCCTGGAGGAAGGCGGCAGCGCGCTCGATGTCGGATGTGGGAGCGGGCGATGCGCGATCGCGCTGGCGCAAACGTTTCCCAAGGCAGAGATTTTCGGCTACGACGCGCATCCAGGGTCGCTGGAACGGGCACGCAACAATGCGCGCGCGGCGGGTCTCGGCGATCGCATTTCCTTTGAAGTGGTCGATTGCACGCAGTTGCCGGCGGCTAAATTCGATTTCATTTCGACCTTTGACGTGGTGCATGACTCGATCGACCCGGTGGGGCTGCTGCGATCGATTCGCGCCGCACTTCGCCCTGTTGGCACTTATCTGATGGTCGAGGTGAACGTGTCAGCGCGGCTCGAGGACAATATCAGCGCGATGGGCCGGATGATGTATTCGATGAGCACGCTGTACTGCATGAGCGTGTCGCTCGGCGGTGGCGGTGCGGGCATTGGCGCGTGCATGGGGGAGGAAAAGGCGCGCGAGCTGGCCAAGGCTGCGGGCTTTTCCAGCTTCGAGCGCCTGCCGGTGAAGGATTTGTTTTCGGTGCTCTATGAGCTGAAGCCCTAGCGGCCCCAGAAGATCGCGCGCTCGGTCGGCGTCTGTGAGGTGCGCGCGCGACGAGCGGGTCTCCACCGAGGACGGGCGGCCATTGCATGGTCCGGCACCGGGTCGTTCAAGGACGAGACCAAAGGGCGGTGTGAGCGGTGGCTGGCGTCGCGCAATAATTGACTGAGTCAGTCAGTTATTATAAAAACCTCCATGTCGCGACGACGTCCCCCCGACCGCCTCCCGCAGATAATCGATGCCGCCATCGAGGTTTTCATCCGCAAAGGCTACCGGCGCACTCAGATGTCCGACGTGGCGC containing:
- a CDS encoding methyltransferase domain-containing protein; the encoded protein is MPDAKPEVNWDKVKKFSAQVSNDIGAAMLGAMSYIGDRLGIFKSLADGVPLSSVELAEKTGLDERYLREWLGAMTAAQYLNYDPASKRYSMPPENAMILAREESPFFMGGFIQGIIPNLSVTPKVLEAFRTGKGVRQSEYPPETFESMERSTANMYRNQLVKHWLPAMPHVVKTLEEGGSALDVGCGSGRCAIALAQTFPKAEIFGYDAHPGSLERARNNARAAGLGDRISFEVVDCTQLPAAKFDFISTFDVVHDSIDPVGLLRSIRAALRPVGTYLMVEVNVSARLEDNISAMGRMMYSMSTLYCMSVSLGGGGAGIGACMGEEKARELAKAAGFSSFERLPVKDLFSVLYELKP